In Propionimicrobium sp. PCR01-08-3, one DNA window encodes the following:
- the fumC gene encoding class II fumarate hydratase — protein MSRIESDSMGTIEVPDDRYWGAQTQRSLQNFDIGRPTFVWGRPMIKALGVLKKCAAQANGDLGELPKDIADLIVQAADEVIEGKLDEDFPLVVFQTGSGTQSNMNSNEVISNRAIQIAGGEMGTKKPVHPNDHVNRGQSSNDTFPTAMHIAVVTEINEKLYADVAKLRDTLAAKADEFVDVVMVGRTHLQDATPVTLGQVISGWVAQLDFALDGIRYADSRARELAIGGTAVGTGLNAHPEFGKLAAKKITEQTGIEFTQADNLFAALSAHDALVQVSGSLRVLADALMKIANDVRWYASGPRNGIGELIIPENEPGSSIMPGKVNPTQCEAMTMVATKVFGNDATVGFAGSQGNFQLNVFKPVMAWCCLESIQLLGDACVSFNDHCAVGIEPNLARIQANLDSNLMQVTALNRHIGYDKAAKIAKNAHKKGLTLKESALESGFLTEDEFDAWVVPVDMTHPSAAE, from the coding sequence ATGTCACGCATCGAATCCGATTCCATGGGCACAATTGAGGTGCCAGACGACCGGTACTGGGGCGCACAGACCCAGCGCAGCCTGCAGAACTTCGATATCGGACGCCCCACCTTCGTCTGGGGACGCCCGATGATCAAGGCGCTCGGTGTGCTCAAGAAATGTGCGGCTCAGGCCAACGGTGACCTGGGCGAACTGCCCAAGGACATCGCCGACCTGATCGTCCAGGCGGCCGACGAGGTCATCGAGGGCAAGCTCGATGAGGATTTCCCGCTGGTGGTCTTCCAGACCGGCTCGGGCACCCAGTCGAATATGAACTCCAACGAGGTGATCAGCAACCGAGCGATCCAGATCGCCGGCGGCGAGATGGGCACCAAGAAGCCGGTGCATCCCAACGACCACGTGAACCGTGGCCAGAGCTCGAACGACACCTTCCCGACCGCCATGCATATCGCCGTGGTCACCGAGATCAACGAGAAGCTGTACGCCGATGTCGCCAAGCTGCGCGACACCCTGGCCGCGAAGGCCGACGAGTTCGTCGACGTGGTGATGGTGGGACGCACCCATCTGCAGGACGCCACCCCGGTGACGCTCGGCCAGGTAATCAGTGGCTGGGTCGCCCAGCTCGACTTCGCTCTGGATGGCATCCGCTATGCGGATTCGCGTGCACGCGAACTAGCCATCGGCGGCACCGCGGTCGGAACCGGCCTGAACGCCCATCCCGAATTCGGCAAGCTGGCTGCCAAGAAGATCACCGAGCAGACCGGCATCGAGTTCACCCAGGCCGATAACCTGTTCGCCGCGCTGTCAGCCCACGATGCGCTGGTGCAGGTCTCCGGATCGTTGCGTGTGCTGGCGGATGCGTTGATGAAGATCGCCAACGATGTGCGCTGGTACGCGTCCGGCCCCCGCAACGGCATCGGTGAGCTGATCATCCCGGAGAACGAGCCGGGCTCCTCGATCATGCCGGGCAAGGTGAACCCGACCCAGTGTGAGGCCATGACCATGGTCGCCACCAAGGTGTTCGGCAACGATGCGACCGTCGGTTTCGCCGGCAGCCAGGGCAACTTCCAGCTGAACGTGTTCAAGCCCGTGATGGCGTGGTGCTGCCTGGAGTCGATTCAGTTGCTGGGCGATGCGTGCGTGTCGTTCAACGATCACTGCGCGGTGGGCATCGAGCCGAACCTGGCCCGTATTCAGGCCAACCTCGATTCGAACCTGATGCAGGTGACCGCGCTCAACCGTCATATCGGCTACGACAAGGCCGCGAAGATCGCCAAGAACGCGCACAAGAAGGGCCTGACTCTCAAGGAGTCGGCTCTGGAGTCGGGCTTCCTGACCGAAGACGAGTTCGACGCCTGGGTCGTTCCGGTGGATATGACTCATCCGAGTGCCGCCGAATGA
- a CDS encoding GNAT family N-acetyltransferase, which translates to MSEIAVRPAQDADIDAMAALLGEAFADDSYTHLMFGDAADAGKQVGELFGYEIRTQYLPHGVVDVAELDGEVAGAALWMPPSSHGGPLSSIRTIPAYARRLGWRYVTSLYGEWQSAKHHPVFPHWYLYLLGISPAAQGHGVGGALIDHGITRLAPDDAAYLESTTPGSARLYARHGFVPLGEVPLTRGKTMLGMWRPAARGPQPKP; encoded by the coding sequence GTGAGTGAGATAGCGGTTCGTCCGGCCCAGGACGCGGACATCGACGCGATGGCCGCCTTGCTGGGGGAAGCCTTTGCCGACGATTCCTACACCCATCTGATGTTCGGCGACGCGGCTGATGCAGGCAAGCAAGTGGGCGAATTGTTCGGCTACGAAATCCGGACGCAGTATCTACCACATGGCGTGGTCGATGTCGCCGAGTTAGATGGCGAAGTGGCCGGCGCAGCGCTGTGGATGCCTCCGAGTAGCCATGGTGGACCGCTGTCCTCGATCCGGACGATTCCGGCGTATGCTCGCCGACTCGGATGGCGATATGTCACGTCGTTGTACGGCGAATGGCAGTCGGCCAAACACCATCCCGTCTTCCCGCACTGGTACCTCTACCTGCTGGGTATCTCCCCCGCGGCACAAGGACACGGAGTCGGCGGTGCACTGATCGACCACGGCATTACTCGACTCGCCCCCGATGACGCCGCCTATCTGGAGTCGACGACGCCCGGCAGCGCCAGGCTTTATGCGCGGCACGGCTTCGTCCCACTGGGCGAGGTGCCGTTGACGCGAGGCAAGACCATGCTCGGCATGTGGCGTCCGGCAGCACGCGGGCCGCAGCCGAAACCCTGA